A stretch of Streptococcus chenjunshii DNA encodes these proteins:
- a CDS encoding MBL fold metallo-hydrolase, translating into MIQKISVSDFFAVNTYFVIDEISQSGFIIDPGAQGELLLQVIEQQRWQIEKILLTHGHFDHTGAVDFLREKLGINAYAHPKAQSYLLDPYFNLSRQCVGGRVVQNVLPFGSDRILLRNNPQFYLDIKHTPGHSPDSVSFYAAKDKALIAGDTIYQGGLGLTHFPGGQLSELKKSIQKVIFSYDGSVHIYSGHSQPLTVADLKEKIVFNN; encoded by the coding sequence ATGATTCAAAAAATTTCCGTCTCTGATTTTTTCGCCGTCAATACTTATTTTGTTATTGACGAAATCAGTCAGTCTGGTTTTATCATTGATCCGGGAGCACAAGGCGAACTGCTTCTGCAGGTTATTGAGCAACAGCGGTGGCAGATTGAAAAGATACTGCTGACACATGGACACTTTGATCATACTGGAGCTGTAGATTTTTTAAGAGAGAAACTAGGGATTAATGCCTATGCGCATCCAAAAGCACAGAGCTACCTTCTCGACCCTTATTTTAATCTATCTCGTCAATGTGTTGGAGGCAGAGTCGTTCAAAACGTCCTTCCTTTTGGTTCTGACCGTATACTATTAAGAAACAATCCGCAGTTTTATCTCGATATTAAACATACACCTGGACATTCACCAGATTCAGTCAGTTTTTATGCTGCTAAGGATAAAGCACTAATTGCAGGTGATACCATTTATCAGGGAGGATTAGGGTTGACGCATTTTCCAGGAGGTCAGTTATCAGAATTAAAGAAGAGTATCCAGAAAGTTATTTTCTCTTATGATGGTTCTGTTCACATCTATTCAGGCCATTCTCAACCACTGACAGTCGCTGATTTGAAGGAAAAAATAGTTTTTAATAACTAA
- a CDS encoding TetR/AcrR family transcriptional regulator, translating into MRLTGYEDLRVQRTISNIYAAFESLICEIDYEKIRVTELAKRAMINKKTFYRYYPTLDDLLAEMQETYAEAYIERIKDYRLPEDLSKMQRAFFEFSAQQGQAYDKITISHSSYSDIRQDMVDMVMAATWSKSPKIDRLNDFQRVSLLNFVQNTGLALYRQWVEEGKTTPLEDVINTAILLTNSGVTALLEQK; encoded by the coding sequence ATGAGATTAACCGGTTATGAAGATCTGCGCGTTCAGCGTACTATTTCAAATATTTACGCAGCCTTTGAAAGTCTGATTTGTGAAATAGATTATGAAAAAATAAGGGTAACTGAGCTGGCCAAAAGGGCTATGATCAATAAAAAAACATTCTACCGCTACTATCCCACATTGGATGATTTACTGGCTGAAATGCAGGAAACATACGCCGAAGCCTATATTGAACGCATCAAAGATTATAGGCTGCCGGAAGACCTATCCAAGATGCAGCGGGCTTTCTTCGAATTCTCAGCTCAGCAAGGTCAGGCTTATGACAAAATCACCATCAGCCATTCTTCCTATTCCGATATCCGTCAGGATATGGTTGATATGGTTATGGCGGCAACATGGTCAAAAAGTCCAAAAATTGACCGGCTCAATGACTTTCAGCGGGTCAGTCTCCTGAATTTTGTCCAGAATACTGGCTTAGCTCTATACCGCCAATGGGTGGAGGAAGGTAAAACAACTCCCCTAGAAGACGTTATCAATACTGCTATTCTCCTGACAAACAGCGGTGTCACTGCTTTGCTCGAGCAAAAATAA
- a CDS encoding LysR family transcriptional regulator yields MHIEKIKYFIDLYDCRSFTETARKNYISQASVSQYITSLEKEFAAQFFDRNVAPIRPTHAGKLFYNNAKLLLRQYEESKKQIQNLSERSVPRIALAYTSLSDLKLLLPLIVTLKHKQTAIDIELEKVDCKAIQSYLIKGISDAALSFSEEFTDPSLHHILLKSGKYSALVPQGHPLFDKRAISVQELYTYPLLMLSEESMGETFLTMKERSLEDGYFPNIARTVNDFEEAFFYILSEQLIGFGTEDYNLDHLDGLIRNIPIQGSRHSYKIILAYKKDEQNKDLSVFLELLKGCNYKIK; encoded by the coding sequence GTGCATATTGAAAAAATCAAATATTTTATTGACCTCTATGACTGCCGGAGCTTTACGGAGACTGCCAGAAAAAATTATATCTCTCAAGCTTCTGTCAGCCAGTATATCACCAGCCTTGAAAAGGAATTTGCGGCCCAGTTTTTTGATAGGAATGTGGCACCGATTCGGCCAACACATGCCGGAAAATTATTTTACAATAATGCTAAATTGTTACTGAGACAATATGAGGAGAGCAAAAAGCAAATACAGAATCTGTCTGAAAGAAGTGTTCCCAGAATAGCTTTAGCCTACACATCTTTGAGTGATTTAAAGCTATTGCTACCCCTTATTGTTACTCTTAAACACAAACAGACTGCTATCGATATTGAACTTGAAAAAGTTGACTGCAAAGCTATTCAGTCATACCTGATTAAGGGGATAAGCGATGCGGCTCTTTCATTCTCAGAAGAATTTACTGATCCATCCTTACATCATATCCTGTTAAAATCAGGAAAATATAGTGCTTTAGTTCCACAGGGCCACCCGCTTTTTGACAAAAGAGCCATTTCAGTTCAGGAACTTTATACCTATCCTTTATTAATGCTGAGTGAAGAAAGTATGGGGGAAACTTTCTTAACTATGAAAGAAAGATCTTTGGAAGATGGCTATTTTCCTAATATTGCCAGGACAGTCAATGATTTTGAGGAAGCTTTCTTCTATATTTTGTCAGAACAGCTGATTGGTTTTGGAACTGAAGACTATAATCTTGACCATTTAGATGGTCTGATACGCAATATTCCCATTCAAGGCAGTAGACATAGCTACAAGATCATTTTAGCTTATAAAAAAGATGAGCAAAATAAAGATCTGTCAGTCTTTTTAGAATTACTAAAGGGCTGTAATTATAAAATAAAATAG
- the uvrC gene encoding excinuclease ABC subunit UvrC codes for MNDLIKHKLELLPDSPGCYIHKDKDGTIIYVGKAKNLKNRVRSYFHGSHNTKTELLISEIADFEYIVTGSNTEALLLEINLIQKNLPKYNIRLKDDKSYPFIKITVNETYPRLMITRQVKKDGGLYFGPYPDSGAATEIKRLLDRIFPFKKCKNPPGKVCFYYHLGQCQAHTVCHTDHQYFVDMAQDVRSFLNGRNNRIIDDLKDKMQKAAELMEFERAAEYRDLLQAIATLRTKQRVMSQDMMDRDIFGYAVDKGWMCVQVFFVRQGKLIQRDVNMFPYYNEAEEDFLTYIGQFYQDKKHFVPREIFIPSDIDSDLVKAVVDSKIIKPQRGEKKQLVSLTVKNARVSLQQKFDLLEKDLKKTDGAVENIGTLLNIPKPVRIEAFDNSNIQGTSPVAAMVVFVNGKPSKKDYRKFKIKIVIGPDDYASMREVIYRRYSRVMRDGLTPPDLIIIDGGQGQVNVARDVIENQLGLDIPIAGLQKNDRHQTHELLFGDPLEVVELPRNSEEFFLLQRIQDEVHRFAITFHRQLRSKNSFSSKLDNVAGLGPKRKQLLLRHFKNLHNIQEASVDDIVSCGVPRNVAEALKEQLTANTEKEE; via the coding sequence ATGAACGATCTGATTAAACATAAACTGGAGCTCCTGCCAGACAGTCCTGGCTGTTATATCCATAAAGATAAAGACGGGACCATTATTTATGTGGGCAAGGCGAAAAATCTGAAAAACCGTGTACGCAGCTATTTTCATGGCAGCCACAATACTAAAACGGAGCTGCTGATATCCGAAATTGCTGATTTCGAGTATATTGTGACAGGCTCTAATACGGAAGCCCTTCTGCTTGAAATTAATCTGATTCAGAAAAATCTGCCTAAATATAATATCAGGCTTAAGGACGATAAATCTTACCCTTTTATCAAAATTACGGTAAATGAAACGTATCCGCGCCTGATGATTACCCGGCAGGTGAAAAAAGACGGAGGCCTCTATTTCGGGCCCTATCCCGATTCAGGTGCGGCAACAGAAATTAAGCGGCTGCTGGATAGGATTTTTCCTTTTAAGAAATGTAAGAATCCGCCTGGAAAAGTCTGCTTTTACTATCATTTAGGGCAATGTCAGGCACATACGGTCTGTCATACAGATCATCAGTATTTTGTTGATATGGCTCAGGATGTCCGGAGTTTTCTTAATGGCCGTAACAACCGGATTATTGATGATTTAAAAGACAAGATGCAAAAGGCAGCGGAGCTCATGGAATTTGAACGGGCTGCTGAGTACCGTGACTTGCTTCAGGCCATTGCGACCCTGCGGACAAAACAGCGTGTCATGAGTCAGGATATGATGGATCGCGATATTTTCGGCTATGCTGTTGATAAGGGCTGGATGTGTGTCCAGGTTTTCTTTGTCCGTCAGGGGAAACTCATCCAGCGCGATGTCAATATGTTTCCTTATTATAACGAAGCTGAGGAAGATTTTTTAACCTATATTGGGCAGTTCTATCAAGATAAGAAGCATTTCGTTCCCAGAGAAATCTTTATTCCGTCAGATATTGATTCAGATTTAGTTAAGGCAGTTGTTGACAGTAAGATTATCAAACCGCAGCGCGGGGAGAAGAAGCAACTGGTCAGTCTGACTGTCAAAAATGCCCGTGTCAGTCTGCAGCAAAAGTTTGATTTACTGGAAAAAGATCTCAAAAAAACAGACGGAGCTGTTGAGAATATCGGCACCCTTCTCAATATTCCAAAACCAGTCCGCATTGAGGCTTTTGATAATTCCAATATTCAGGGGACCAGTCCGGTGGCAGCTATGGTTGTTTTTGTTAATGGGAAACCCAGCAAAAAAGATTACCGAAAATTTAAAATCAAGATTGTCATCGGCCCGGATGATTATGCCAGTATGCGTGAAGTTATCTATCGCAGGTACAGCCGTGTTATGCGTGACGGCTTGACACCGCCTGACCTCATTATTATCGACGGCGGCCAAGGTCAAGTGAATGTTGCCCGCGATGTCATCGAAAACCAACTGGGGCTGGATATCCCAATTGCCGGTCTGCAGAAAAATGACAGGCACCAGACTCATGAACTGCTTTTTGGAGATCCCTTAGAAGTGGTTGAACTGCCAAGAAACTCGGAAGAATTTTTCCTTTTACAGCGTATTCAGGATGAAGTGCACCGTTTTGCCATTACTTTTCACAGGCAGCTGCGTTCGAAGAATTCCTTTTCGTCTAAGCTGGATAATGTAGCAGGCCTGGGACCTAAGCGCAAACAGCTCCTGCTGAGACACTTTAAAAACCTGCATAATATCCAAGAAGCCAGTGTTGATGACATCGTCAGCTGCGGTGTACCGCGAAATGTTGCGGAAGCACTGAAAGAGCAGCTGACAGCGAACACCGAAAAAGAAGAGTGA
- a CDS encoding NAD(P)H-binding protein, whose protein sequence is MTKIIVNGVDGNFGSQVAKFIQNLLPKEALLFTAPQKEALKPYQDLGIATAVANFNSQENLINVFANADKVLLISMPFVGEKRRRAHQNAVEVCVKANVRQIVYTSVLSASHPLNPSVENTDHSFTEAIIQNTPLDYIFLRNSLFAEAFISDYLRAAEAKEETISKNMGDGRVWFISRRDAAFAASCALANDLLHREVLNINGLEPLSYQNFLDTANAATGNRITYTKLSDDELYAYFDSIGVPRNTDGDFSKSPIQATSEGMVSFGTTVTEGFLDVPVSDFVKLTGRQPLSLATMFEKQDDYLLGERHTVEDDDK, encoded by the coding sequence ATGACAAAAATTATTGTTAACGGTGTTGATGGTAATTTTGGCTCACAGGTGGCTAAATTTATTCAAAACTTACTGCCAAAAGAGGCTCTGCTTTTTACAGCTCCGCAGAAAGAAGCATTGAAACCCTATCAAGACCTTGGGATTGCTACTGCTGTAGCTAATTTTAATAGTCAGGAAAATCTGATTAACGTATTTGCTAACGCCGATAAAGTTCTGCTGATTTCGATGCCTTTTGTCGGTGAGAAACGCAGGCGGGCGCATCAAAATGCGGTGGAAGTCTGTGTTAAAGCCAATGTTCGGCAAATTGTTTATACATCTGTGCTTTCCGCCAGCCACCCCTTAAATCCCAGTGTCGAAAATACTGACCACAGTTTTACTGAAGCAATCATCCAAAATACACCGCTCGACTATATCTTTCTGCGCAACTCCCTGTTTGCTGAAGCTTTTATCAGTGACTATTTGAGAGCAGCAGAAGCTAAGGAAGAGACGATTTCAAAGAATATGGGTGATGGCCGTGTTTGGTTCATTTCTCGCCGTGATGCAGCCTTTGCTGCCAGCTGTGCTTTAGCCAACGACTTACTGCATAGGGAAGTGCTGAATATTAACGGTCTTGAGCCGCTGTCCTATCAAAACTTTCTCGATACTGCCAATGCGGCTACCGGAAATCGTATTACCTATACCAAGCTGTCTGATGATGAACTGTATGCGTATTTTGATTCTATTGGGGTACCCAGAAATACAGACGGCGACTTTAGTAAGAGTCCGATTCAAGCGACTTCAGAAGGTATGGTAAGCTTTGGTACAACTGTTACAGAAGGTTTTCTCGATGTCCCAGTCAGTGATTTTGTTAAACTGACCGGGCGGCAGCCCTTATCGCTGGCAACCATGTTTGAAAAACAAGATGATTATCTCTTAGGAGAACGGCATACAGTGGAAGATGATGATAAGTGA
- a CDS encoding DsbA family oxidoreductase produces the protein MKVTYWSDFACPYCYIGETRLKKAIHKLKLENIVNFEMKAFQLDPYAPVQSVGPTQKRFAKKYGISYEQAGQRIEQISALGRQEGLTFNYLSTLFTNTMDAHRLTKLVQETGSEEQIGELKSALFQAYFADNKELADHEVLLAAAVQVGLDQETVQTFLEGERFKEQVLADQEEARQLGISGVPYFVIDDRYAVAGAQSQQGFETAIRQAYLEQFSESESDDNLSCGPEGCRI, from the coding sequence ATGAAAGTTACTTATTGGTCTGATTTTGCTTGTCCATATTGCTATATTGGCGAAACACGTTTAAAAAAAGCAATTCATAAGTTAAAGCTGGAGAACATTGTAAACTTTGAAATGAAAGCATTTCAGCTGGATCCTTATGCACCTGTGCAATCAGTTGGGCCTACTCAGAAGCGTTTTGCTAAAAAATATGGTATTTCCTACGAGCAAGCAGGTCAGCGAATCGAGCAAATTTCTGCCTTAGGCAGACAGGAAGGTTTAACTTTTAATTATCTCTCTACTTTATTTACAAACACGATGGATGCTCACCGTTTAACAAAGCTTGTTCAGGAAACTGGCAGCGAAGAACAGATAGGGGAACTGAAGTCAGCACTTTTCCAAGCCTATTTTGCTGATAATAAGGAATTAGCTGATCACGAAGTTCTTTTAGCAGCTGCTGTGCAAGTTGGTCTCGATCAGGAAACTGTACAGACATTTTTAGAAGGGGAGCGTTTTAAGGAACAAGTTCTTGCTGATCAAGAGGAGGCGAGACAATTGGGAATTTCGGGAGTACCCTATTTTGTCATTGATGATCGTTATGCTGTTGCCGGAGCACAATCGCAGCAAGGTTTCGAAACAGCTATACGTCAAGCTTATCTCGAACAGTTTTCAGAATCCGAATCTGATGACAACTTATCATGCGGACCAGAAGGCTGCCGAATTTAG
- a CDS encoding NAD-dependent succinate-semialdehyde dehydrogenase: protein MAYKTTYPYTNEVLKEFPNASDADLEKALAEGHALYKKWRSEGGLAERREQLHNVAAILRRDTDKYAEVMTKDMGKLFAEAKGEVELCADIADYFADKAEAFLEPQPLEDTHGDAYYLKQAVGVLFMVEPWNFPFYQIMRVFAPNFMIGNPTVLKHASICPGSAQAFEDLVLEAGAPVGSFKNLFLSYGQVSKAIADPRVQGVALTGSERGGASIAAEAGSNLKKSALELGGNDAFLILEDADFDLLKDTIFFARLYNAGQVCTSSKRFIVVGDDNYEKFVDMVVETFKTAKWGDPMDPQTTLAPLSSAEAKAEVLEQIKLAVDNGANVAYGNEVIDHPGNFVMPTVLTDITEENPIYNQEIFGPVASIYKVASEEEAIALANDSSYGLGGTVFSKDIDHAREVAAKIETGMSFINSGWTTHPEVPFGGIKNSGYGRELSHLGFDAFVNEHLVFVPKN, encoded by the coding sequence ATGGCCTATAAAACAACTTATCCCTATACAAATGAAGTTCTTAAAGAATTTCCGAATGCTTCAGATGCTGACTTAGAAAAAGCTCTGGCTGAAGGCCATGCTCTGTACAAAAAATGGCGCAGTGAAGGGGGCTTGGCAGAGCGCCGGGAGCAGCTTCATAATGTGGCAGCTATTTTACGCCGTGATACAGACAAATATGCTGAAGTGATGACTAAGGATATGGGCAAGCTTTTTGCAGAAGCTAAAGGAGAAGTCGAATTATGTGCGGATATAGCAGATTATTTTGCTGATAAGGCTGAAGCCTTTTTAGAACCGCAGCCCTTGGAAGACACGCACGGTGATGCTTATTATCTCAAGCAAGCTGTCGGGGTGCTGTTTATGGTTGAACCATGGAATTTCCCTTTCTATCAAATTATGCGGGTCTTTGCTCCTAACTTTATGATTGGAAATCCGACGGTTCTAAAACATGCTTCTATTTGCCCTGGATCAGCCCAAGCATTTGAAGACTTGGTTCTGGAAGCCGGTGCACCTGTAGGTTCTTTTAAAAATCTTTTCTTATCTTATGGCCAAGTAAGCAAGGCTATTGCTGATCCGCGTGTACAGGGAGTTGCTCTGACCGGATCCGAACGAGGCGGTGCTTCAATTGCTGCTGAAGCCGGCAGCAATCTGAAAAAATCAGCACTGGAACTGGGCGGCAATGACGCTTTCCTTATTTTAGAAGATGCAGATTTTGATTTGCTGAAAGACACGATTTTCTTTGCACGTCTCTATAATGCAGGTCAAGTTTGTACCTCGTCCAAACGCTTTATTGTAGTGGGGGATGACAACTATGAAAAATTTGTTGATATGGTTGTAGAAACCTTTAAAACGGCTAAGTGGGGCGATCCAATGGATCCGCAGACAACATTGGCTCCGCTGTCATCTGCAGAAGCTAAAGCAGAAGTGCTGGAACAAATTAAACTGGCTGTAGATAATGGTGCTAATGTTGCTTACGGCAATGAAGTTATTGATCATCCAGGCAATTTTGTGATGCCAACAGTGCTGACAGATATTACTGAAGAAAACCCTATTTATAATCAAGAAATCTTTGGACCGGTTGCTTCTATTTACAAAGTAGCTTCTGAAGAAGAAGCGATTGCATTGGCAAACGATTCCAGCTACGGACTTGGCGGAACAGTCTTCAGTAAGGATATTGATCATGCCAGAGAAGTGGCAGCAAAAATTGAAACTGGTATGAGCTTTATCAATTCCGGCTGGACAACCCATCCTGAAGTACCGTTTGGCGGTATTAAAAATTCCGGTTACGGCCGCGAATTGAGTCATCTTGGTTTTGATGCTTTTGTCAACGAACACTTGGTTTTTGTACCCAAAAACTAA
- a CDS encoding NmrA family NAD(P)-binding protein, with translation MAKLLLTGVDGNLGGLAAAYLLELTDKDNLIFGGYSQEALDKYGQAGVETRRMNFNHAEGLAEQFAGADTLALISMPFVGKKRQAAHKNVVDAAKAAGVKKIIYTSLVNAADPENPSVEKIDHAYTENYIEESGLDYIFLRNSQYAEAMITNYFTFVHANAPLANSLGDGKMAYISRKDCAKAVAHALLAKNLHHSIQNINGPELLTMAEFVEIGNEVTGNSISYQAISDEENYAVFDAMGVPRTTDGEFKDDSEAPFSSEGMVTFAQAIREGKMDVFTDDFEQLTGAKPLTVRYMFEHEADFQVGQRHSEDH, from the coding sequence ATGGCAAAACTTTTATTAACCGGTGTTGATGGCAATTTAGGCGGACTTGCTGCTGCTTATCTTTTAGAATTAACCGATAAAGATAATCTTATTTTCGGCGGCTACAGTCAGGAAGCGCTGGACAAATACGGTCAAGCAGGTGTGGAAACGCGCCGGATGAATTTTAATCACGCTGAAGGGCTGGCAGAGCAATTTGCGGGTGCGGACACTCTCGCTCTGATTTCGATGCCTTTTGTTGGTAAAAAACGTCAGGCGGCTCATAAAAATGTTGTTGATGCTGCGAAAGCAGCCGGGGTCAAGAAAATCATTTACACTTCTTTGGTTAATGCTGCTGACCCGGAAAATCCCAGTGTTGAGAAAATTGACCATGCCTATACTGAAAACTATATCGAAGAATCTGGTTTAGATTATATTTTTCTGCGCAACTCACAGTATGCAGAGGCAATGATTACCAATTACTTCACCTTTGTACACGCCAATGCGCCGCTGGCAAACAGTCTGGGAGATGGGAAAATGGCCTATATTTCCCGTAAAGACTGTGCTAAGGCGGTGGCCCATGCCCTTTTAGCAAAAAATCTGCATCATTCTATTCAAAATATTAATGGTCCAGAATTGCTGACTATGGCAGAATTCGTAGAGATTGGCAATGAAGTCACAGGGAACAGTATTTCTTATCAGGCGATTAGCGATGAAGAAAATTATGCTGTTTTTGATGCTATGGGAGTGCCGAGGACAACAGACGGAGAATTCAAGGACGACTCCGAAGCTCCCTTTTCTTCAGAAGGGATGGTGACTTTTGCCCAAGCTATTCGTGAAGGGAAGATGGACGTCTTTACAGATGATTTTGAGCAGCTGACTGGAGCAAAGCCCTTGACGGTTCGTTATATGTTTGAACATGAAGCTGATTTTCAAGTCGGTCAGCGCCATTCGGAAGATCATTAG
- a CDS encoding winged helix-turn-helix transcriptional regulator, with the protein MKNNEAIEENINMEPFNRALSLISGRWKMHILFWLSEYGIMRYGEIKKALGNITHKMLSSRLKELEKDGLIIRQEYAQVPPKVEYSLSDVGEELIPLLRQICQWGRTYTDWEEKAAK; encoded by the coding sequence TTGAAAAACAATGAAGCTATTGAAGAAAATATCAATATGGAACCATTTAATCGTGCTTTATCACTTATCAGCGGCAGATGGAAAATGCATATTCTTTTTTGGTTATCAGAATATGGCATTATGCGCTATGGAGAGATAAAAAAAGCCCTTGGCAATATCACCCATAAGATGCTTTCCAGTCGGCTGAAAGAATTAGAAAAAGACGGATTGATTATCCGTCAAGAGTATGCTCAGGTTCCCCCAAAAGTCGAATACAGTCTGTCGGATGTAGGAGAAGAACTCATCCCCTTACTTCGCCAAATTTGTCAATGGGGCCGTACTTATACCGATTGGGAAGAAAAAGCGGCTAAATAG
- a CDS encoding NADH-dependent flavin oxidoreductase, which translates to MPQYDFLQTYTLKNGATLKNRVAMAPMTTKSSYYNGALTNDEIRYYSMRSGGVGMLITGAFSVHPLGKGFEGGPAVWNDAYLCQLQRLANVIKINDTKAIIQLFHAGRKSTTAILRGEQPVSASAVAAEWPPNSEEPRALSENEIDEIIQDFAKATRRAIQAGFDGVEIHGANTYLIQQFFSPHSNRRTDSWGGRRRERMRFAKEILKAVKTVISEYAKTDFILGYRLSPEELETPGIRLEDSLDFVEEIQNDIDYLHLSIGSYNRTSLNNKNDTVPLVSHFKKVLNPSVPLITVGTIKSPADAQAAMALGADFIALGRSLINEPKWVQKVETNSEKSIRYQLNPVDMDDLAIPAGMQDYLLTTYKDAIDFTTNTVKQEFGQQMAPMEGYKKQ; encoded by the coding sequence ATGCCTCAATATGATTTTTTACAGACCTATACTTTAAAAAACGGAGCAACCCTCAAAAACCGTGTAGCTATGGCACCTATGACAACAAAGTCCAGTTATTATAACGGTGCACTCACTAACGATGAAATCCGCTATTATAGCATGCGCAGCGGCGGGGTCGGCATGCTGATTACGGGAGCCTTCAGTGTTCATCCGTTAGGAAAGGGGTTTGAAGGCGGTCCGGCAGTTTGGAATGATGCATACCTTTGTCAGTTACAGCGCCTAGCCAATGTGATTAAAATCAATGACACTAAAGCCATTATACAGCTCTTTCATGCCGGACGAAAATCTACTACAGCCATCTTAAGAGGGGAACAGCCTGTTTCTGCTTCTGCTGTTGCCGCTGAATGGCCACCAAATTCTGAAGAACCCCGAGCCCTATCTGAAAATGAAATTGACGAAATTATTCAGGATTTTGCTAAGGCAACAAGACGAGCTATTCAAGCTGGTTTTGATGGTGTGGAGATCCATGGTGCCAATACTTATCTTATCCAGCAATTCTTTTCACCGCACTCCAATCGCCGGACAGACAGCTGGGGTGGCCGCCGCAGAGAGCGGATGCGTTTTGCTAAAGAAATATTAAAGGCGGTTAAAACTGTTATTTCAGAATATGCAAAAACAGATTTTATTCTTGGCTACCGTTTGTCTCCAGAAGAACTGGAAACTCCAGGGATTCGTCTGGAGGACAGTCTTGATTTTGTTGAAGAAATTCAAAACGATATTGATTATCTTCATCTCTCTATCGGAAGCTATAATCGGACAAGTTTAAATAATAAGAACGATACAGTACCATTAGTTAGCCATTTTAAAAAGGTACTTAATCCGTCTGTTCCTCTCATTACTGTCGGAACGATCAAATCCCCTGCAGATGCTCAAGCCGCCATGGCATTAGGAGCAGATTTTATTGCACTAGGCCGTTCTTTAATCAATGAACCCAAATGGGTGCAAAAAGTTGAAACAAATAGTGAAAAATCAATCCGTTATCAATTAAACCCTGTAGATATGGACGATTTAGCTATCCCTGCCGGAATGCAGGATTACCTTCTAACGACTTATAAAGACGCCATTGATTTTACCACTAATACTGTTAAACAGGAATTCGGTCAGCAAATGGCTCCCATGGAAGGCTATAAAAAACAGTAA
- a CDS encoding TetR/AcrR family transcriptional regulator — protein sequence MSIKNIKEKIMPAGRPSKQTSKKNKDSRSHLITTALELIKNGESLNVRAICSRSGLSTGTFYYYFRDKDDLLGYCLTQSLANSPIECCNEYSLSEQIFAVYLPLLQQYQDLGKPFMRQFYTGNNSSLARYMGEAEGQFLKGTVMFDSQELIKKAIQKGMLSETTDSYKLSADICILIKGSVFDWCLSDYKDKIIPTAKRLLQNYLAAFSSQSV from the coding sequence ATGTCAATAAAAAATATCAAGGAGAAAATAATGCCTGCCGGACGACCTTCAAAGCAAACAAGCAAGAAAAATAAGGATAGCCGTTCACATCTAATAACGACCGCTTTAGAACTAATTAAAAATGGAGAATCTCTTAATGTTCGTGCTATCTGTAGCCGTTCCGGTTTATCAACGGGAACTTTCTACTACTACTTTCGGGATAAAGATGATTTATTGGGCTACTGCCTGACCCAGTCCCTTGCCAATAGTCCAATCGAATGCTGTAATGAATACTCTCTAAGTGAACAAATTTTTGCCGTTTATTTGCCATTACTGCAACAATATCAGGATTTAGGCAAACCGTTTATGCGTCAGTTTTATACAGGAAACAACAGTTCACTGGCGCGTTATATGGGAGAAGCTGAAGGGCAGTTCTTAAAAGGGACAGTCATGTTTGATTCTCAAGAGCTCATAAAAAAAGCAATCCAAAAAGGAATGCTGAGCGAAACAACAGATAGCTACAAGTTAAGTGCAGACATCTGTATTTTAATCAAAGGCAGCGTTTTCGACTGGTGCTTGTCAGATTATAAAGATAAGATCATTCCCACAGCTAAACGTTTACTGCAAAACTATTTAGCCGCTTTTTCTTCCCAATCGGTATAA